A region from the Triticum aestivum cultivar Chinese Spring chromosome 3D, IWGSC CS RefSeq v2.1, whole genome shotgun sequence genome encodes:
- the LOC123080277 gene encoding E3 ubiquitin-protein ligase CHFR: MDRRPELRRAMTLKEQLSTPAEPAIRDFLRIPDDDDDEERPCTLMDAIDRDVRGEGGAGGAINWRPLRHRLWLRRAAGAWHAAGSETKPSAAASRAAPRSSGKSNYTSGEASAAFSRAPSLRAVVDDEGGSDVEEEAEDNDLPPPAAASTSLMTLMEQADGHWDEAGEDGGASRCGSVEDNDEDGRGERHEEEEEEELQVCCVCMVRHKGAAFIPCGHTFCRLCSRELRHTRGNCPLCNVFIQDILHIF, from the coding sequence ATGGACCGGCGGCCGGAGCTGCGGCGCGCCATGACGCTCAAGGAGCAGCTCTCCACGCCCGCCGAACCGGCCATCCGCGACTTCCTCAGGatcccggacgacgacgacgacgaggaaagGCCGTGCACGCTCATGGACGCCATCGACCGGGACGTTCGAGGCGAGGGCGGGGCCGGCGGTGCGATCAACTGGAGGCCGCTGCGCCACCGGCTCTGGCTCCGCCGCGCCGCGGGGGCGTGGCACGCGGCGGGGTCGGAGACCAAGCCTAGCGCTGCGGCGAGCCGTGCCGCCCCGAGAAGCAGCGGCAAGAGCAACTACACGTCCGGTGAGGCGTCCGCCGCCTTCTCCCGCGCGCCGTCGCTTCGCGCCGTGGTCGACGACGAGGGCGGCAGCGACGTCgaagaggaggcggaggacaaTGATTTGCCGCCGCCGGCCGCGGCGTCGACGTCCCTCATGACGCTGATGGAGCAGGCCGACGGCCACTGGGACGAAgcgggcgaggacggcggcgcgtcCCGGTGCGGCTCGGTCGAGGACAACGACGAGGACGGTCGCGGCGAGCGccacgaagaggaagaagaggaggagctgCAGGTGTGCTGCGTGTGCATGGTGCGGCACAAGGGCGCGGCCTTCATCCCGTGCGGCCACACCTTCTGCCGCCTCTGCTCCCGCGAGCTCCGGCACACCCGCGGCAACTGCCCGCTCTGCAACGTCTTCATCCAGGACATCCTCCACATCTTCTGA
- the LOC123080278 gene encoding protein XRI1 isoform X1, with translation MVSRKKRKTLKCARLPVHYEMWDWQSQEFDLQKDLLPVPSTSLWAEANHNEVDSWSLFDEQTPIKECTDIDLPFCDIGDIIIKDFDEGKETLQAKRRRMLQFCPDNAEMDCSLTDGLLENLQVDLDFSSDEHLLQCDGTQELPEQWLVDCSQDSENRSPPEEVKSPSAAVEVNISVLQNSLVELEEQPIMKVEKKPQQAKPTPLKAGRSVIRAKKLKVASVAYPFELIKPCGFHGATTLRDINQKILAPPSYRIKHKIDEASAPYQEASAISGKPVVHKTKIHTEGGKGSITITRTRG, from the exons ATGGTATCTCGGAAGAAAAGGAAAACATTGAAATGTGCCAGACTGCCAGTACACTA TGAGATGTGGGACTGGCAGAGTCAAGAGTTTGATTTGCAGAAGGATCTGTTACCAG TTCCATCTACCTCCCTGTGGGCTGAAGCAAACCACAACGAGGTTGATTCTTGGAGCCTGTTCGATGAGCAAACCCCAATTAAAGAATGTACAGACATAGATTTACCCTTCTGTGATATAGGAG ATATTATTATCAAGGACTTTGATGAAGGAAAGGAAACCTTGCAAGCTAAACGAAGACGTATGCTGCAGTTCTGTCCAGACAATGCTGAG ATGGACTGTTCTCTGACAGATGGGCTCTTGGAAAATCTGCAAGTGGATTTGGATTTCTCTA GTGACGAGCATTTGTTACAGTGTGATGGGACACAGGAACTACCTGAACAATGGCTGGTTGATTGCTCACAAGATAGTGAGAATCGTTCGCCCCCGGAAGAAGT GAAAAGTCCTAGTGCTGCTGTGGAAGTAAATATCTCTG TTCTTCAGAATTCGTTGGTCGAGCTCGAGGAGCAGCCTATCATGAAAGTTGAGAAGAAACCTCAGCAAGCTAAACCTACACCTCTGAAAG CTGGAAGAAGCGTCATCAGAGCAAAGAAGCTGAAAGTGGCGTCGGTGGCCTACCCATTCGAGCTCATCAAGCCGTGCGGCTTCCATGGCGCCACCACCCTGAGGGACATAAACCAGAAGATCCTGGCGCCTCCCTCGTACAGGATCAAGCACAAGATCGACGAAGCGTCCGCGCCGTACCAGGAGGCCTCGGCCATCTCCGGGAAGCCGGTGGTCCACAAGACGAAGATCCACACCGAAGGGGGGAAGGGCAGCATCACCATCACAAGAACGAGAGGCTGA
- the LOC123080278 gene encoding protein XRI1 isoform X2, with translation MMDFDGGIGDQSEMWDWQSQEFDLQKDLLPVPSTSLWAEANHNEVDSWSLFDEQTPIKECTDIDLPFCDIGDIIIKDFDEGKETLQAKRRRMLQFCPDNAEMDCSLTDGLLENLQVDLDFSSDEHLLQCDGTQELPEQWLVDCSQDSENRSPPEEVKSPSAAVEVNISVLQNSLVELEEQPIMKVEKKPQQAKPTPLKAGRSVIRAKKLKVASVAYPFELIKPCGFHGATTLRDINQKILAPPSYRIKHKIDEASAPYQEASAISGKPVVHKTKIHTEGGKGSITITRTRG, from the exons ATGATGGACTTCGACGGCGGCATTGGCGATCAGAG TGAGATGTGGGACTGGCAGAGTCAAGAGTTTGATTTGCAGAAGGATCTGTTACCAG TTCCATCTACCTCCCTGTGGGCTGAAGCAAACCACAACGAGGTTGATTCTTGGAGCCTGTTCGATGAGCAAACCCCAATTAAAGAATGTACAGACATAGATTTACCCTTCTGTGATATAGGAG ATATTATTATCAAGGACTTTGATGAAGGAAAGGAAACCTTGCAAGCTAAACGAAGACGTATGCTGCAGTTCTGTCCAGACAATGCTGAG ATGGACTGTTCTCTGACAGATGGGCTCTTGGAAAATCTGCAAGTGGATTTGGATTTCTCTA GTGACGAGCATTTGTTACAGTGTGATGGGACACAGGAACTACCTGAACAATGGCTGGTTGATTGCTCACAAGATAGTGAGAATCGTTCGCCCCCGGAAGAAGT GAAAAGTCCTAGTGCTGCTGTGGAAGTAAATATCTCTG TTCTTCAGAATTCGTTGGTCGAGCTCGAGGAGCAGCCTATCATGAAAGTTGAGAAGAAACCTCAGCAAGCTAAACCTACACCTCTGAAAG CTGGAAGAAGCGTCATCAGAGCAAAGAAGCTGAAAGTGGCGTCGGTGGCCTACCCATTCGAGCTCATCAAGCCGTGCGGCTTCCATGGCGCCACCACCCTGAGGGACATAAACCAGAAGATCCTGGCGCCTCCCTCGTACAGGATCAAGCACAAGATCGACGAAGCGTCCGCGCCGTACCAGGAGGCCTCGGCCATCTCCGGGAAGCCGGTGGTCCACAAGACGAAGATCCACACCGAAGGGGGGAAGGGCAGCATCACCATCACAAGAACGAGAGGCTGA